A region of the Candidatus Schekmanbacteria bacterium genome:
TTTATTTTGTCTATCTTTTCTTTACTTCCCACAGTGCCAATTGCAGTTGCAGAAAAAAGATTTACAATCTGGATTGCAGCGCTTCCAACTCCGCCTGCAGCAGAATGGATAAGCACAATATCGCCTTCACTCATATTTCCCTGCGTCCTCAACGCATCATGGGCTGTTATAAATGCTTCGGGTACTGCCGCCGCTTCAACTAAATCAAGTGAATCTGGAATTTCCATAAGCAGTTTTTCGTTGATTACAATCTCTTCTGCATAAGTCCCTCCTGACGCAATACCAAAAACTCTTTCCCCTCCCTTCCATAAAGTTACATCTTCACCAACTTCATCAACGACTCCTGAAAATTCCAAGCCCGGGATATCCTGCACCGTATCTTTTGGTGCAGGATAAAGTCCTCTGCGCTGAAGAAGGTCTGCGCGGTTCAAGGCAGTTGCCGCAATCTTGACTTTTACATTGCACTCCTCTGCTTTTAGCCCTTCCCTTTCTTCGATTACGAGATTTTCAATCTCCTTACCAAATTTTTTTATAACCGCGCACTTCACTTCTCAGCTATCCTCACTTCTTTCAATAAAAAAGATAAATACTCAGACAAGACATTTTCAATGACATCCCTATCTGCGGCTATCCATATAATTCTTTTGCCATTCCTGAAAAAATAATGCTCCTGTCCCATTCCAACCACCCAATAAAGAGATTGATTATCTTTTTTCACTTCTCTCAATCCAGTAAAGAATCGATTGCCCTCAGAAATTTTTTTGACCATTCTCTCTATAAGCTCTTTCGCCTTCTCTTCATTCTGTGTTTCAGAATAGTATATTGTTGCATCGTCCCTGCCATTTGAATATTGTGCAACATAGCCATTCTTCAATTCTACGCT
Encoded here:
- a CDS encoding NAD(P)H-quinone oxidoreductase, with product MKCAVIKKFGKEIENLVIEEREGLKAEECNVKVKIAATALNRADLLQRRGLYPAPKDTVQDIPGLEFSGVVDEVGEDVTLWKGGERVFGIASGGTYAEEIVINEKLLMEIPDSLDLVEAAAVPEAFITAHDALRTQGNMSEGDIVLIHSAAGGVGSAAIQIVNLFSATAIGTVGSKEKIDKIKEYADFYAINYKESDFQELIESKFGKSSVAVILDTVGAPYWQKNLSLLKKKGRLIVVGVMGGVKAETNLSLILSKRLHIIGTVLRSRPLEEKIDAVQKFSKEVLPHFNEGKLKPVIDSIYPFEKLYEATRRMENNENSGKIILAFG